From a single Falco rusticolus isolate bFalRus1 chromosome 17, bFalRus1.pri, whole genome shotgun sequence genomic region:
- the LOC119158531 gene encoding aminopeptidase B: MAADAGSASSAALWALRHLHLDLHVAFGAGGAGRLRGAARLELEPRAGGAGPGPLRLDAHPSLAVRRAVLLPPPGAPPGRGPQPVPVESRPFASYGSALHVALPSALPAGQRVALEIEYEAGGGPGVCWLAPEQTAGRRKPFMYTQGQAVLNRSFFPGFDTPAVKCTYSATVKVPEGFTAVMSATSWEKQEDNTFVFKMSHPIPSYLIALAVGDIVSAEVGPRSRVWAEPCLIEAAKTEYSGVIEEFLAVGEKLFGPYVWGRYDVLFMPPSFPFGGMENPCLTFVTPCLLAGDRSLADVIIHEISHSWFGNLVTNATWGEFWLNEGFTMYAQRRISTEVYGLAYTCLEAATGRALLRQHMDSTGEDHPLNKLRVVIEPGVNPDDTYNETPYEKGYCFVSYLAHLVGDQSKFDAFLQAYVNRFKFQSITSDDALGFFLEYFPELKEKGVDSTPGFEFDRWLNTPGWPPYLPDLSPGEQLMKPADELAELWAADGLDMEAIEAVDIMAWRTYQLVYFLDQVLQKSPLPEGNVERLSAAYPKISKAQNAELRLRWCQIVLKNNLEAEYSKVKDFLHSQGKQKYTLPLYRAMWGGSEAARALAMETFSATAPQLHVNVQNYVRKVLGLGGAEA; encoded by the exons ATGGCGGCGGACGCGGGCTCGGCCAGCAGCGCGGCGCTCTGGGCGCTGCGGCACCTGCACCTGGACCTGCACGTGGCCttcggggcggggggcgcggggcggctgcggggggcggcgcggctggagctggagccgcgggccgggggcgcggggccggggccgctgcGGCTGGACGCGCACCCCAGCTTGGCCGTGCGCCGCGCCGTGCTCCTGCcgccccccggcgcccccccggGCCGCGGCCCGCAGCCGGTGCCGGTGGAGAGCCGCCCCTTCGCCAGCTACGGCAGCGCCCTGCACGTCGCCCTGCCGAGCGccctccccgccgggcagcgcgTCGCCCTCGAGATCGAATACGAGGCGGGCGGGGGGCCCGGG GTGTGCTGGCTGGCCCCCGAGCAGACGGCGGGCAGGCGGAAGCCCTTCATGTACACGCAGGGCCAGGCCGTCCTCAACAGGTCCTTCTTCCCCGGCTTCGACACCCCCGCCGTCAAATGCACCTACTCGGCCACCGTGAAG GTCCCCGAGGGTTTCACGGCTGTGATGAGTGCCAcaagctgggagaagcaggaggataACACCTTCGTCTTCAAGATGTCCCATCCGATCCCCTCCTACCTGATCGCTCTGGCTGTCGGGGACATCGTGTCTGCTGAAGTTGGCCCAAG GAGCCGTGTCTGGGCCGAGCCCTGCCTGATCGAGGCTGCGAAGACGGAGTACAGTGGGGTGATTGAGGAGTTCCTGGCAGTTGGGGAGAAGCTCTTTGGGCCTTATGTGTGGGGCAG GTACGACGTCCTGTTCATGCCGCCCTCCTTCCCCTTTGGCGGGATGGAGAATCCCTGCCTCACCTTTGTGACACCCTGCCTGCTGGCCGGGGACCGCTCCTTGGCGGACGTCATCATCCACGAGATCTCCCACAGCTGGTTTGGCAACTTGGTCACCAACGCCACCTGGGGCGAGTTTTGGCTCAATGAGGGCTTCACCATGTACGCCCAGCGGCGCATTTCCACCGAGGTCTATG GTCTGGCGTACACCTGCCTGGAGGCTGCGACGGGAAGGGCCCTCCTGCGCCAGCACATGGACAGCACCGGGGAGGACCATCCGCTCAACAAGCTGCGGGTGGTCATCGAGCCAG GTGTCAATCCAGATGACACGTACAACGAAACGCCCTACGAGAAGGGGTACTGCTTCGTGAGCTACTTGGCCCATCTCGTGGGGGACCAGAGCAAGTTTGACGCCTTCCTCCAG GCCTATGTGAACCGGTTCAAGTTCCAGAGCATCACATCCGATGATGCCCTGGGTTTCTTCCTGGAGTATTTCCCGGAGCTGAAGGAGAAAGGCGTGGACTCCACCCCAG GCTTCGAGTTTGACCGCTGGCTGAACACGCCGGGCTGGCCGCCCTACCTGCCCGACCTCTCGCCGGGGGAGCAGCTGATGAAGCCGGCGGATGAGCTGGCAGAGCTTTGGGCTGCTGATGGCTTGGACATGGAGGCGATCGAAGCTGTGGACATCATGGCCTGGAGGACATACCAGCTGGTCTACTTCTTGGATCAGGTCCTGCAGAAATCCCCCCTGCCAGAAG GCAACGTGGAAAGGCTGAGCGCAGCGTACCCAAAGATCTCCAAGGCCCAGAACGCCGAGCTGCGGCTCCGCTGGTGCCAGATCGTTCTCAAGAACAACCTGGAGGCCGAGTACAGCAAGGTCAAGGACTTCCTCCACAGCCAG GGCAAGCAGAAGTACACCCTGCCCCTCTACCGCGCCATGTGGGGCGGCTCAGAGGCGGCGCGGGCCCTGGCCATGGAGACCTTCTCCGCTACGGCCCCGCAGCTCCACGTCAACGTCCAGAACTATGTCAGGAaggtcctggggctggggggggcagaggCTTAG